The region TTTAATTGCAGGTTTGATTTTATTTTCAGTTAGTAATTTGACCTCATTGTTAGCTTTATTTTCATTTGGTATTTTTATAGCAGTATTTTTATTGATTAAAAAAGGAGCTTTTTTAAAATCTTATTTTGCCTTAAATAATGAAAAGAAAAATTTATCAAAAATTTTGTTTATCTATATTAGGTCATTAAAAACAAATAACTCATTTTATTTTAGAGAATTTATTTACAAAAAAATTCTTGGGAAAATTAATTTAGCAATTGATAAAAATTTAGAAAAAGACAATGTTTTGCTTTCTTTTTCACAATTCATTTGTATAGCGTTTCTCATGGTTGCAATGCTAAGTTCAATTTACTTTTCTATAAATATTAAACATATTAGTATTGATAAAGTTGTTTTATCTTTTTTAGGAATGTTATTTGTCTTTAAAGCCTTTATAAATGTTTCAATTGATGTCGGTACATATTTTCAAACAATTCCTGATTTCGAAGAACTTATTGATACGGCTAGTAGATTTAATAAATTAGAACAATATAAATTTTCAACATCTAATTACTGGCCTGAAAAAGCAAGTATTAGAATTATGGCGTTAAATGTTGTTGCTATAAAAGATTATCCGCAACCAATTATTAATTTAGATTTGTTTATTCCTAGTGGAATAAAATTTGGTTTTATTTTAGAAAAAGGGCAACATAAAATTTCAACTTTATATGCAAGTATCCTTCAATTTGTTCCATTTGAATCTGGTACAATTGTAGTTGATGATGAGGATATATTAAAACTTAATCCTTTTGATCTTAGAAGTAAATTTGCATATATATCAATGAATTCAATATTTCCTTTTTTGACTTTAAAGGAAAATTTAGATCCCGATGAAGTGTTTGATGATTCAGAAATTTGGTCGGTTTTAAATAGGGTGGGTGTAGCGCAGTCGATTGCAGTTTTAAGAAACGGATTAAATACCAAAATTGAAGACCTTCCAAAGCACATGCTTTGGTCTGGTGAAACAATTTTCTTTTCTATTGCTAAGGCTTTATTACAAAATAATAGAATTTTATTAATAGACAATATTATTTTAACCGAGGAATCGGAGTTAAGGCTTATAGAAATATTGTTAAGAGAATTTGCAACAGCAACCATATTACTTTCTGTACATTCAAAATCCAAATTGTTATCAATCTGTAATGAAGTAGGTCAATTTGAAAAGGGTATTTTAAGAAGAGTAAGTATTGATAAATTTGATTATAATCAGATGTTAAACCATCAAGTTATAAACGACTATATTTCGCAAAATTAAGATTTGGTAATTAAATTTTTTAATCTATTATTATTTATTACTAAATCTGCTAGAGTCTTTTGTTTTAGAGTATCTATGAATTTTTGCATTGCATCAGCTAACAAAGGTTTTAATAAACAGGGACCTAAAATTTTGCAACGTTTTTTTGTTGGGTCAAAACATTCTACTATATTGAAATGACTTTCTATTTTTTCAATTAATTCTCCAATATTAATTTCAGAGGGTGTTTTTGCAAGACGAAATCCACCACCTTTTCCGCGAATAGTATAAATGTAACCAAGTTCTCCCAATTTATGAATTATTCTTGTTAAATGATGGGCTGAAATTTCATAAAAATTAGCAATTTCTTCTATAGTAACAATTTTATCTTGATGATATGAAATGTAAATTAATACTCTTAAGGTATAGTCACTTTGTAAAGTTAATTGCAAAAAACTCTCCTTTAATACTTGAAAGAAAGTTTTTATAATCTAAAAATTTTGTCTTTTCAAATAAAATTCTAAATGGATTATATTATTTTAAAAGTTTTTGATTAAAGTAAGACTTTTATATTTTTTAATCTTTGTAAGGTTAACTGAAGATATGGATTTATTGAGCAAATAAATTTTGCCCCTTGCAAAAGATCTTTAAAGATGTATTATAAATACATCTTTAAAGATCTGCTTGTTTTTAGAGTACATCTGCGTAAAAGGAGAACATATGCCAAGTTATTATGAACAAGTTGGCGGAGAAGCTGCCATGGAGAAAGCTGTGCAAATTTTTTATCGTAAAATTCTTAGAGATCAGCATATAAAGCACTTTTTTACTGATATAGATATGAAATTGCAGATAAAAAAACAAAAAGCATTCTTCACATTACTGTTTGGTGGTCCAAACTTATATACTGGAAAAGACCTCACTACAGGTCATGCTCATTTAGTGAAAAGAGGCTTAAATGATTCACATTTTAATGCAGTCGCAACTCATTTAAAAGAAACACTTGAAGAACTTCAATTACCTTCAGAAATTACAGAAGACATAATGGCTAAAGCTGAAGCTGCTAGAGGTGCAATTCTAGGTCGAATTTGAAAGGTCAATTCATCATGCCAAGTATTAAATTTAATAGCAAGAATTATAATATTTCTCCTGACCAAAGCGTTCTTGATTTGTTGATTCTAAATAATGAAGAGGTGAATTATTTTTGCAAGAGTGGTTTATGCCAAAGTTGTATGATGGAATTTAATGAAGGAACTCCGCCTCAGAAAAGTCAAATGGGATTGTCAGAAGCTGATAAATTGCAAAAAAAATTTTTACCTTGTCTTTGTTTTCCAGAAGATGATATTTCAATAAAAAAATGTAATGAAGAAAATAAGAAATATCCTGCAAAAATTTTAGCAAAAGAAATAATAAATAATGAAATTATTATTTTGAAGTTAAAAAAACCAAATAATTATTCTTTTTATCCCGGACAATATTTAAATATTTATAAAGACAATAAATGTTTAAGAAGTTATTCTATTGCTAGTCTATGCGATGAGAAAAATGAAATTGAATTACATATTAAACATTTCTTTCAAGGTGAAATGTCTAATTGGATTTTTACACATTTAAAAGACGGTGATGAAATTAATATTTCACGAGCATTAGGAAATTGTTTTTTTACTCCTGAAGCTCGAAACAAACCTTTGCTTTTTTTAGGAGTAAGTACAGGAGTTGCTCCTTTATTAGGTATATGTAGGCAAGCTATTTCCGCTAATCACAATGAAAAAATACATTTCATTCAAGGAGGAAAAAATAAAAATTCTTTATATGCAGATGAATTTCTCCATAACTTAAAATTAATGCATAATAATTTTAGCTTATTTTCATGTTGCCTTGAAAATAATGAAAATAATAATATTTTAAAATATGTTGAAGAAAATTATTTAAATTTAGAAAATTGGAAAGTATATATCTGTGGTGACCCAAACTTTGTAGATTCTGCTAAAGAATTAGTTTTTTTACAGGGAGCACATTCTGACGACATTCATAGCGATTCTTTTCTTTTTATAAACAAGTAATTCTCAATTTATTTCTAAAATAAAAAATAAATTTATCAATCCTCTTCCCAAGTAGTGGTATAATATTTCGGAAAAGAGGATTTGCATTGGACATATCCTCCTAGGTATTCTGCTTGAATTCCTCTCCAAGGCTGTGCTTCTCCCCCATATCCAACGGCAGAATAATTATTGCCTTTCTTTAAATTATCATTTTTGCATTTTTCTTCTATTTTAGAACAAAATGCTAAGGCTTCAGCTTCATTCTGAAAGGTATGATCAACAATCGAATATTCGTGCGAAGTTTTAACATACATATATTTTGTATTCATTCCTAAACCAACATTGAATTTATTTTCTGAGGTATATCTGACAATACCCTTACTATAGATATAGATTCCACCAGAATAATTACCTAAAAAATTTGCATATAAAGCTAATTCATTTGTATTGTCTTCTTTTGCATATGCCCAATTTGTTGAAATACATTTTTGAAAAATAAGACCTCCAGAGCAATAGTTGTCATATGCTGATACTGCTATTGAAGAATTGCTTACACAATATAAATATGACCAATTACGTGCTGATATGGATTTTATTGTTAATAAAGAAATGATAGTAACTAAAATTTTAGGAGATATCTTTTCCATTTATGACCTCACAAGAATGTTGTTGATAAAAAAAAGAAAAATTATAAATACATTTGTTTTTTATTATAAATAATAATAAATGTAAAATATTTTAAAAAATTATTGTCTATTTCTGAATACTAAAAAAGAGCATTAGTTTTAACAGTATGTAAAAAATAATGATTTTTTAAATTTGTAGTTTTTAATTTTTCTTTAATTTATTTAAATTTAATTAAAATTTATCTGCGTTTTATTTGCTAAACTATTTTAAGATGAAAATAATTTTCATCTTAAAAAAGCATAATTAAATAAGCTAAAAATGTTTTTAAAAATAATAAAGCAAATAATAATTTTAAATTATTGAATATACTAGATTTAAATACTTTCAAAAATGGCACATTAATTGCTGCAATATAAAGGCATTATAAGTTTACTTATTTTGCGTATTTTACTTTTTCTTTATATGAAGAGGGATATATGACAATAAATGTAATATCTTGGGCATATAGTCAAGAATCAATTTCTGATATTCTTTTACAAAAAACCAATTGTGGACATGCAGCATTTGAGATTTTGATGAATTCAAAAAGTTATAAAGAATTAATAAAAAAAAATCAAATTTTTAGTGATGTTTATAAAAAAACTAGCTATGTAGATAGTAAATTATCTGATATTTTAGCAAAATATAGTAAGTATAAAAAAGTAATTCTTAAAATGATTGATAATTGGAATGCTTCTCTTGTTTCTAAGTTACCTAAAGATATTGTAAGTGATTGCTATAAATTGTATGAATTAAATGTTTTTATAAAAAGATACAATATGATTTTGCCAAAAAGAATTTATCATGGTAAAGAGAAATATATTAGTTTTTATTTTAGTTTTTGGCCTGGATCATATATTCAAGAAGCAACATTAGAAACTACCCAACAAAAAAATATAGTTATGAAATATCAAAGTAAAGATGAATTACGTGTAATTCGCTCTAATGCTAACAACTCTATTCAAGAAGATATGGATGATGAGGCTGATGGAGTTGATATTGCAAAGTTATTTTCAGATTTAAAAATCAATAATCTTGAATTGATATCAACAATTCCAAGAGATCCAAATTCCGATAATTCTTGGGACAAAAAGGAGAAAATGGTTTATAAAGTAAAATCAGGTGCTTTAAAAGGAACATTAGTAACCTCTGCAACATATCTTGAATATCAAAGTTTAAAAGATTATTTTTTAGGAAAAAGAAAATTTTCCCATCGTTTTTTATTTTTGAATCAAGATGGAGATGTTAATGATGCTTTAATTCCAAAAGTTTCTACAGATGAACTTAAGGTAATTAATAAATTAGAATCATGTATTCAATCAATTATAAATGATTTAAGATTTTTAAATCATTCACAAGACAGGACTAATGCAAGAAAATTAAGAGAATTAAAAAATATTTTACTTGATGAAAAAAATTCTTTGACGAAAATTTTGGATTCTAATAAGTTAACACAAGGATTACCTCCTTCACATATCATTTCTTTACCTTCAAAAGGTTTAGAAGGCTTTGGATTGGATGAAGAAAGAATTATTGAGATTTGGTTAAAAGATATCGTTCCTTGTGGCTATTCTTATAACAGTACAAACTGTTCTTGGGCGGTGATGCGCGCTTTGTCACAGGAAACAGAACATTTTAAATCTACCCCTTTAAAACGTTATTTCACTCCAATCACTCCAAGAGAAGTTGTTGATTACTTTTCTGAAGTTCAAGATTGTATGTTTAAAAAATATTCACAACAAATAACTAATCTAAATAGAAATTCTCTTATCCCAGAAAAAAAACTTTGGACTCTTGATGAATTCAAAAAGAATACTCCTGGCACAGGAGTGTTAGGTCTTTTTAAAGAAGCGAATAGATACTCAAGCAGTAATATCAAAGAGATTGAAGATTTAATTGTTAGTTATCAACGTATTGCAAATCATGAAATCAAATGGCGTTTAAAATATTTGAATCAAATGGCAGATAGGCTTTCAATTTGGTTTGAAGATAAATTTGATCAAATTGTTAATAAAAAAAGTACTCGATATAATGGAATGAAAAATCTTCTTAATCAGATTGCTATTGAGCGAGAAAAGCTTGTTGAATATTTATTATATACATTTTAATTTATTGTTTCTCTGCTCATAATTTATTTCTAGCACCAAATATTGCAGTTCCAATTCTTAACATATTACTTCCACACTCAAGAGCTTCTTCATAATCAGAAGACATTCCTAATGAAAGAATTGGCTGCAAATTATTTGAGTCAGTTTCATTCCATAAGGTTTTCGCATTTTGAATAAAAGAATAGTAAAGATCTTTTCTTTTGCTTGTTTCCGCGTTGAGAGGTCCAATTCCCATGAAACCTGCAAATGATATTTTAGAACTTTTGCAAATATAATCACGTAATATTTGAGCTTGTTCAATTGATATCCCTGATTTATTTTGATCATTTTTATCAACTTGAAGTTGAATTAATACTTTTAATTTTTTCTCAAACTTTCCTTTTTTTTCTATTTCCTTTGCAAGTTCAACGCTATCAAGTGATTGAAGGCAATATACTTTGTCTGTTAAATATTTTGCTTTATTTTTCTGCAAATTGCCAATAATATGCCAGTTTAAATTTGGTAAGTTATCTTGAAAAAAATTTACTTTTTCTTGCCATTCTTGGATATAATTTTCTCCAAAATCAATTTGTCCATATGAATAAGCAGTATTAATTTTTTCATACTCTTGATATTTGCTGACAGCAACAATTGTTATATCACTAAAGTTTCTTTTGTATTTTATAGATAATTCATAAATATTTTTTTTAATATTATTTAAATTACATTCTATGTAATTATTCATACAATTTCATCCTCACAAATTACTTTATTGAAAAGGTTTAATATTTGCATAATTTGCGAGATCCATTAAAACTTCAGCAAGAGGCAATCCTATAACATTTGTGTAACTCCCATTTACATTTGTGACAAATCCCATTGCTTTTCCTTGAATACCATAACCGCCAGCTTTATCAAATGGTTCTTTACTCGCAATATAGGCGTTTATTTCCTCATTTGATATTTTTCGAAAGGTAACAAT is a window of Pigmentibacter ruber DNA encoding:
- a CDS encoding RrF2 family transcriptional regulator; this translates as MQLTLQSDYTLRVLIYISYHQDKIVTIEEIANFYEISAHHLTRIIHKLGELGYIYTIRGKGGGFRLAKTPSEINIGELIEKIESHFNIVECFDPTKKRCKILGPCLLKPLLADAMQKFIDTLKQKTLADLVINNNRLKNLITKS
- a CDS encoding group I truncated hemoglobin, with the translated sequence MPSYYEQVGGEAAMEKAVQIFYRKILRDQHIKHFFTDIDMKLQIKKQKAFFTLLFGGPNLYTGKDLTTGHAHLVKRGLNDSHFNAVATHLKETLEELQLPSEITEDIMAKAEAARGAILGRI
- a CDS encoding 2Fe-2S iron-sulfur cluster binding domain-containing protein, which produces MPSIKFNSKNYNISPDQSVLDLLILNNEEVNYFCKSGLCQSCMMEFNEGTPPQKSQMGLSEADKLQKKFLPCLCFPEDDISIKKCNEENKKYPAKILAKEIINNEIIILKLKKPNNYSFYPGQYLNIYKDNKCLRSYSIASLCDEKNEIELHIKHFFQGEMSNWIFTHLKDGDEINISRALGNCFFTPEARNKPLLFLGVSTGVAPLLGICRQAISANHNEKIHFIQGGKNKNSLYADEFLHNLKLMHNNFSLFSCCLENNENNNILKYVEENYLNLENWKVYICGDPNFVDSAKELVFLQGAHSDDIHSDSFLFINK
- a CDS encoding YggS family pyridoxal phosphate-dependent enzyme; translation: MNNYIECNLNNIKKNIYELSIKYKRNFSDITIVAVSKYQEYEKINTAYSYGQIDFGENYIQEWQEKVNFFQDNLPNLNWHIIGNLQKNKAKYLTDKVYCLQSLDSVELAKEIEKKGKFEKKLKVLIQLQVDKNDQNKSGISIEQAQILRDYICKSSKISFAGFMGIGPLNAETSKRKDLYYSFIQNAKTLWNETDSNNLQPILSLGMSSDYEEALECGSNMLRIGTAIFGARNKL